Proteins from a genomic interval of Poecile atricapillus isolate bPoeAtr1 chromosome 1, bPoeAtr1.hap1, whole genome shotgun sequence:
- the VWCE gene encoding von Willebrand factor C and EGF domain-containing protein isoform X2, whose amino-acid sequence MLVELLFQAACVSLFLSSGQGRVYPARKKPASFAVERRRVGPHICFPGSSSGCCPGWMVSPGSGKCTLPLCSFGCGGGSCIAPNLCMCPDGEQGITCPEPPGTCGEYGCDLSCNHGGCQEVARVCPVGFSMAETANGVRCTDIDECQSAACEGTCVNTEGGFTCECGAGRELSADRRSCRDTDECQATPCQHRCENSMGSYRCSCRPGYHLHGNRHSCVDVDECRWPGTRRSCQHSCHNIPGSFRCSCRPGYRLSADRVSCEGYPKSILAPSPILQSLQHPPTLVLLPPGSHLLPRGSPSPHLPVAAPGTQFPPSSPSLSPEPSPHAMGAPSTSIPPSHRCWHRGIPREPGARWTEPGCQSCTCQWGRVLCDTVSCSVPCSHPLPAPAGGCCPTCTGCLHEGVARAEGDVFSPSDGNCTICVCLAGNVSCLSTECPSGSCPSPSLADCCSCNPDKCNFQGRTYAHGARFSLDGDDCTTCVCQGGEVECSFTPCPMLDCPQHQRHLGPGQCCSTCRDPPAPTGCFLDDNGVEFPVGQIWSPGDPCELCICQADGSVSCQRTDCVETCPYPIRIPGQCCPDCSAGCTYMGRIFSNNETFPSALDPCLSCICLLGSVACSPLECAIVCSYPFHPEGRCCPVCEDCNYQGRKVENGQSFIPEGQPCTRCTCQLGEVSCEERPCPRSCSEPHTLPVGCCPSCPATDIWLLLQGSDLSPSSSLSPSSSLSPSSSLSPSSSQSPSSSQPPSSSQPPSSSQPPSSSQPPSSSLSPSSSLSPSSSQSPSSSQSPSSSQSPSSSLSPSSSLFPSSSLSPSSSQSPSSPPFPSSPPFPSQSPIPEDSPPGTPQHLRYRLAQLLLPTTLPLGPSPGIWGAGKPPLTTPSPSGYPLAPTVPANPCCEATAPPDPTGSPEAQGSPGNEDPSAVPSDSPRFQVPGVPGTL is encoded by the exons ATGTTGGTGGAGCTGCTCTTCCAGGCTGCCTGTGTGTCCCTGTTCCTCTCCAGCGGCCAGGGCAGGGTGTATCCCGCGAGGAAGAAGCCGGCCAGCTTTGCCGTAGAGAG GCGCCGCGTGGGGCCCCACATCTGCTTCCCAGGCTCCAGCAGCGGATGTTGTCCCGGCTGGATGGTGTCCCCGGGCAGCGGGAAGTGCACCCTGC CGCTCTGCTCCTTCGGCTGTGGTGGTGGTTCCTGCATCGCTCCCAACCTTTGCATGTGCCCGGATGGAGAGCAGGGAATCACCTGCCCAG AACCTCCAGGAACATGCGGAGAGTATGGCTGTGACCTGTCCTGTAACCATGGTGGCTGCCAGGAGGTCGCCCGCGTGTGTCCTGTTGGCTTCTCCATGGCCGAGACGGCCAACGGCGTCCGCTGCACCG ACATCGATGAGTGCCAGAGCGCGGCCTGCGAGGGGACGTGCGTGAACACAGAGGGCGGATTCACCTGCGAGTGCGGAGCCGGCCGGGAGCTCTCTGCTGACCGCCGCAGCTGCCGGG ACACGGATGAATGCCAGGCCACGCCGTGCCAGCACCGCTGCGAGAACAGTATGGGCAGCTATCGCTGCTCCTGCCGGCCTGGATACCACCTCCACGGGAATCGGCATTCCTGCGTGG ATGTGGACGAGTGCCGGTGGCCTGGCACACGCcgctcctgccagcacagctgccacAACATTCCCGGCAGCTTCCGCTGCTCCTGCCGCCCCGGATACCGGCTCAGTGCGGACAGGGTGTCCTGTGAAG GGTACCCTAAATCTATCCTGGCCCCGTCACCCATCCTGCAATCCCTGCAGCATCCACCCACCCTtgtcctgctccctcctggctcccACCTGCTCCCGAGGGgctccccctctccccacctCCCTGTGGCAGCTCCTGGTACCcaattccctccctcctccccatccctgtcccctgagcCGTCCCCACATGCCATGGGAGCCCCCAGCACctccatcccaccatcccatCGTTGTTGGCACCGGGGGATCCCTCGGGAGCCTGGCGCTCGCTGGACAGAGCCGGGATGCCAGAGCTGCACCTGCCAG TGGGGACGAGTCCTCTGTGACACTGTGAGCTGCTCcgttccctgctcccacccacttcctgctccagctgggggTTGCTGCCCCACCTGCACCG GGTGCCTGCACGAGGGGGTGGCCAGGGCCGAGGGCGATGTCTTCTCCCCATCTGATGGGAATTGCACCATCTGTGTCTGCTTG GCCGGGAATGTCTCCTGCCTCTCCACAGAATGCCCCTCAGGATCCTGCCCCAGTCCCTCTCTGGCTGACTGCTGCTCCTGCAATCCAG acAAGTGCAATTTCCAGGGACGCACATATGCACACGGAGCCCGGTTCAGCTTGGATGGGGACGACTGCACCACCTGTGTCTGCCAG GGAGGAGAGGTGGAATGTTCCTTCACTCCCTGCCCCATGCTGGATTGTCCCCAGCACCAGCGGCACCTGGGtcctgggcagtgctgctccaCCTGCCGGGACCCTCCGGCCCCCACTG GTTGCTTCCTGGATGACAATGGCGTGGAGTTTCCCGTTGGACAGATCTGGTCTCCAGGCGATCCCTGTGAGTTATGCATCTGCCAG GCAGACGGCTCCGTGAGCTGCCAGCGCACGGATTGTGTGGAGACGTGTCCTTATCCCATCCGCATTCCCGGGCAGTGCTGCCCCGACTGCTCTGCAG GCTGCACCTACATGGGGAGGATCTTTTCCAACAACGAGACCTTCCCGTCGGCGCTGGATCCCTGCCTGAGCTGCATCTGCCTG CTGGGCTCGGTAGCCTGCTCGCCTCTGGAATGTGCCATCGTGTGCTCCTACCCCTTCCACCCCGAGGGTCGGTGCTGCCCTGTCTGTGAGG ACTGCAACTACCAGGGCAGGAAGGTGGAGAACGGCCAGAGCTTCATTCCCGAGGGACAGCCCTGTACCCGCTGCACCTGCCAG CTTGGAGaggtgagctgtgaggagaggcCGTGTCCCcgctcctgctctgagccccaCACACTGCCTGTGGGCtgctgcccatcctgcccag CCACAGATATctggcttctgctgcagggcagtgacctgtccccatcctcatccctgtccccatcctcatccctgtccccatcctcatccctgtccccatcctcatcccagtccccatcctcatcccagcccccatcctcatcccagcccccatcctcatcccagcccccatcctcatcccagcccccatcctcatccctgtccccatcctcatccctgtccccatcctcatcccagtccccatcctcatcccagtccccatcctcatcccagtccccatcctcatccctgtccccatcctcatccctgttcccatcctcatccctgtccccatcctcatcccagtccccatcctcacccccattcccatcctcaCCCCCgttcccatcccagtccccaaTCCCTGAAGATTcaccccctggcacccctcAACACCTCCGCTACCgcctggcccagctcctgcttcccACCACACTCCCCCTCGGCCcctctccaggaatttggggtgctGGAAAGCCCCCTCTGACCACTCCCAGTCCCTCTGGATATCCCTTGGCACCCACTGTGCCCGCCAATCCCTGCTGTGAGGCCACAGCTCCCCCCGATCCCACGGGCAGCCCTGAGGCTCAGGGATCCCCTGGGAATGAGGATCCCTCTGCGGTGCCATCGGACAGCCCCAGGTTCCAGGTGCCAGGTGTGCCTGGAACTCtgtga
- the VWCE gene encoding von Willebrand factor C and EGF domain-containing protein isoform X4, translated as MLVELLFQAACVSLFLSSGQGRVYPARKKPASFAVERRRVGPHICFPGSSSGCCPGWMVSPGSGKCTLPLCSFGCGGGSCIAPNLCMCPDGEQGITCPEPPGTCGEYGCDLSCNHGGCQEVARVCPVGFSMAETANGVRCTDIDECQSAACEGTCVNTEGGFTCECGAGRELSADRRSCRDTDECQATPCQHRCENSMGSYRCSCRPGYHLHGNRHSCVDVDECRWPGTRRSCQHSCHNIPGSFRCSCRPGYRLSADRVSCEGYPKSILAPSPILQSLQHPPTLVLLPPGSHLLPRGSPSPHLPVAAPGTQFPPSSPSLSPEPSPHAMGAPSTSIPPSHRCWHRGIPREPGARWTEPGCQSCTCQWGRVLCDTVSCSVPCSHPLPAPAGGCCPTCTGCLHEGVARAEGDVFSPSDGNCTICVCLAGNVSCLSTECPSGSCPSPSLADCCSCNPDKCNFQGRTYAHGARFSLDGDDCTTCVCQGGEVECSFTPCPMLDCPQHQRHLGPGQCCSTCRDPPAPTDLVSRRSLMPVAWQAPNPPNPAGLGIPRCPSGCSRLQADGSVSCQRTDCVETCPYPIRIPGQCCPDCSAGCTYMGRIFSNNETFPSALDPCLSCICLLGSVACSPLECAIVCSYPFHPEGRCCPVCEDCNYQGRKVENGQSFIPEGQPCTRCTCQLGEVSCEERPCPRSCSEPHTLPVGCCPSCPATDIWLLLQGSDLSPSSSQSPSSSQPPSSSQPPSSSQPPSSSQPPSSSLSPSSSLSPSSSQSPSSSQSPSSSQSPSSSLSPSSSLFPSSSLSPSSSQSPSSPPFPSSPPFPSQSPIPEDSPPGTPQHLRYRLAQLLLPTTLPLGPSPGIWGAGKPPLTTPSPSGYPLAPTVPANPCCEATAPPDPTGSPEAQGSPGNEDPSAVPSDSPRFQVPGVPGTL; from the exons ATGTTGGTGGAGCTGCTCTTCCAGGCTGCCTGTGTGTCCCTGTTCCTCTCCAGCGGCCAGGGCAGGGTGTATCCCGCGAGGAAGAAGCCGGCCAGCTTTGCCGTAGAGAG GCGCCGCGTGGGGCCCCACATCTGCTTCCCAGGCTCCAGCAGCGGATGTTGTCCCGGCTGGATGGTGTCCCCGGGCAGCGGGAAGTGCACCCTGC CGCTCTGCTCCTTCGGCTGTGGTGGTGGTTCCTGCATCGCTCCCAACCTTTGCATGTGCCCGGATGGAGAGCAGGGAATCACCTGCCCAG AACCTCCAGGAACATGCGGAGAGTATGGCTGTGACCTGTCCTGTAACCATGGTGGCTGCCAGGAGGTCGCCCGCGTGTGTCCTGTTGGCTTCTCCATGGCCGAGACGGCCAACGGCGTCCGCTGCACCG ACATCGATGAGTGCCAGAGCGCGGCCTGCGAGGGGACGTGCGTGAACACAGAGGGCGGATTCACCTGCGAGTGCGGAGCCGGCCGGGAGCTCTCTGCTGACCGCCGCAGCTGCCGGG ACACGGATGAATGCCAGGCCACGCCGTGCCAGCACCGCTGCGAGAACAGTATGGGCAGCTATCGCTGCTCCTGCCGGCCTGGATACCACCTCCACGGGAATCGGCATTCCTGCGTGG ATGTGGACGAGTGCCGGTGGCCTGGCACACGCcgctcctgccagcacagctgccacAACATTCCCGGCAGCTTCCGCTGCTCCTGCCGCCCCGGATACCGGCTCAGTGCGGACAGGGTGTCCTGTGAAG GGTACCCTAAATCTATCCTGGCCCCGTCACCCATCCTGCAATCCCTGCAGCATCCACCCACCCTtgtcctgctccctcctggctcccACCTGCTCCCGAGGGgctccccctctccccacctCCCTGTGGCAGCTCCTGGTACCcaattccctccctcctccccatccctgtcccctgagcCGTCCCCACATGCCATGGGAGCCCCCAGCACctccatcccaccatcccatCGTTGTTGGCACCGGGGGATCCCTCGGGAGCCTGGCGCTCGCTGGACAGAGCCGGGATGCCAGAGCTGCACCTGCCAG TGGGGACGAGTCCTCTGTGACACTGTGAGCTGCTCcgttccctgctcccacccacttcctgctccagctgggggTTGCTGCCCCACCTGCACCG GGTGCCTGCACGAGGGGGTGGCCAGGGCCGAGGGCGATGTCTTCTCCCCATCTGATGGGAATTGCACCATCTGTGTCTGCTTG GCCGGGAATGTCTCCTGCCTCTCCACAGAATGCCCCTCAGGATCCTGCCCCAGTCCCTCTCTGGCTGACTGCTGCTCCTGCAATCCAG acAAGTGCAATTTCCAGGGACGCACATATGCACACGGAGCCCGGTTCAGCTTGGATGGGGACGACTGCACCACCTGTGTCTGCCAG GGAGGAGAGGTGGAATGTTCCTTCACTCCCTGCCCCATGCTGGATTGTCCCCAGCACCAGCGGCACCTGGGtcctgggcagtgctgctccaCCTGCCGGGACCCTCCGGCCCCCACTG ATCTGGTCTCCAGGCGATCCCT GATGCCCGTGGCGTGGCaggccccaaatcccccaaatccgGCGGGTTTGGGAATCCCGAGGTGTCCGTCAGGGTGTTCCCGCCTGCAGGCAGACGGCTCCGTGAGCTGCCAGCGCACGGATTGTGTGGAGACGTGTCCTTATCCCATCCGCATTCCCGGGCAGTGCTGCCCCGACTGCTCTGCAG GCTGCACCTACATGGGGAGGATCTTTTCCAACAACGAGACCTTCCCGTCGGCGCTGGATCCCTGCCTGAGCTGCATCTGCCTG CTGGGCTCGGTAGCCTGCTCGCCTCTGGAATGTGCCATCGTGTGCTCCTACCCCTTCCACCCCGAGGGTCGGTGCTGCCCTGTCTGTGAGG ACTGCAACTACCAGGGCAGGAAGGTGGAGAACGGCCAGAGCTTCATTCCCGAGGGACAGCCCTGTACCCGCTGCACCTGCCAG CTTGGAGaggtgagctgtgaggagaggcCGTGTCCCcgctcctgctctgagccccaCACACTGCCTGTGGGCtgctgcccatcctgcccag CCACAGATATctggcttctgctgcagggcagtga cctgtccccatcctcatcccagtccccatcctcatcccagcccccatcctcatcccagcccccatcctcatcccagcccccatcctcatcccagcccccatcctcatccctgtccccatcctcatccctgtccccatcctcatcccagtccccatcctcatcccagtccccatcctcatcccagtccccatcctcatccctgtccccatcctcatccctgttcccatcctcatccctgtccccatcctcatcccagtccccatcctcacccccattcccatcctcaCCCCCgttcccatcccagtccccaaTCCCTGAAGATTcaccccctggcacccctcAACACCTCCGCTACCgcctggcccagctcctgcttcccACCACACTCCCCCTCGGCCcctctccaggaatttggggtgctGGAAAGCCCCCTCTGACCACTCCCAGTCCCTCTGGATATCCCTTGGCACCCACTGTGCCCGCCAATCCCTGCTGTGAGGCCACAGCTCCCCCCGATCCCACGGGCAGCCCTGAGGCTCAGGGATCCCCTGGGAATGAGGATCCCTCTGCGGTGCCATCGGACAGCCCCAGGTTCCAGGTGCCAGGTGTGCCTGGAACTCtgtga